DNA sequence from the Sphingomonas taxi genome:
GGACGGCCGAAATGCGCGAGGATCAGCACGATCGCGCCGCGGTCGGCGAGTTCGGTGACGGTCGGCAGCGTCGCGCGCAGCCGCGTATCGTCGGTCACCGCACCATCCGCCATCGGCACGTTGAGGTCCTCGCGGACGAGCACGCGCCGGCCGCTGATCTCACCCATATCGTCGAGCGTCTTGAAGGCCTTGGTCACATCGTCTTCCTTCATCTCTTGAACTATCGACCCGTTCGTACTGAGCTTGTCGAAGTACGGTGAGTCTCAATGCCCTTCGCAGGCTCAGGGCGAACGGTGGAGGGCTATGTGATGCCGGGCTGGATCACCGTCACCGCATCGCCGAGCGCGATGCGCCCGCCCGCCTTGACGCGCGTACAGGCGCCGCCCCGCCAGTCGGGGGTCAGCGCCGCCTCGAGACCGGGCGCGACCGCCTCCATGCGGAAGCAGGGATCGCATTCGACGGTGATCTCGAGCTCGACCGTGCCGATGCGGATCCGCATCCCCGGCACCTGCGGAATGTCGATGCCGTCGAGCAGCAGATTGGCCCGCCGCTCCTGCCACGGGACCGCCTGCCCCAGTTCGGCCATCGCCGCCTGCCAGTCGCCGCGCTCCATCAGCGTCACCTGACGCCGGCCGCGGCCGTTGGGCTTGACCCGCCCGCGGCAATCGCCGTCGAGCCCGCCGTCGACGGTCACCTCGACCGTCTCCAGCAGCTCCATCGGCCCCTTGGGACGGGCATGCCGGGCGATCCCGACCAGCACGCCGCCCGGCATGGCCATCGGCTTAGAGGAAGCTCGCCATCACGGTCGCGGTGTCGACCATGCGGTTGGAGAAGCCCCATTCATTGTCGTACCAGCTCACCACGCGGACGAGCTTGCCGTCGAGCACCGCGGTTTCGAGACTGTCGACGGTCGACGACTGCGGCGAATGCATCAGGTCGATCGAGACAAGCGGCTCGTCCGAATAGACCAGCACGCCCTTGAGCGGGCCGTCTTCCGACGCCGCCTTGAGGATCGCATTGACCTCGTCCTTGGTCGTGTCGCGCTTCGGTGTGAAGGTCAGGTCGATCAGGCTGACGTCCGGCACCGGTACGCGGATCGCCGACCCGTCCAGCTTGCCCTTGAGCTCGGGCAGCACCTCGCCGACCGCGCGGGCGGCGCCGGTGGTGGTCGGGATCATCGACATCGCGGCGGCGCGGGCGCGGCGCAGGTCCGGGTGGATCTGGTCGAGGATCTTCTGGTCGTTGGTATAAGCGTGGACGGTGGTCATCAGGCCGCGTTCGATGCCGATCGCGTCGTTGAGCACCTTGGCGACCGGCGCGAGGCAGTTGGTCGTGCACGAGGCGTTGGAGACGATCGTGTGCTCGGCGGTCAGCTTGTCGTGGTTGACGCCGTAGACGACGGTCAGGTCGACGCCCTTGCCGGGCGCCGAGATCAGCACCTTCTTGGCGCCGGCATCGATATGCTTCTGGCAGGCGACATTGTCGGTGAAGAAGCCGGTGCATTCGAGCACCAGCTCGACGCCCAGTTCCTTGTGCGGCAGATTCGCGGGATCGCGCTCGGCGGTGACGCGGATGCGCTTGCCATCGATGACGAGGTCGTTGCCTTCCGCGACGACGGTGCCGGGATATTTGCCGTGGACGCTGTCGCGGCTGAACAGCCAGGCGTTCGACTTGGCGTCGGCCAGGTCGTTGATCGCGACCAGTTCGAGGTCGCCGGCGTTGCGCTCGATGATCGCGCGGGCGACGAGACGTCCGATGCGTCCGAAGCCGTTGATCGCAACCTTCACCGTCATCTGGTCTCTCCTCGCGTGTGCATGAACTGCGCGACGCATCGGGCCGCGCTGGGCGCGCCAGCCTTTGCGAGGGTGCGGCCCATTCTGTCAACCGCGCGCGGCGTGCGCCGGTCCGATTGCGGGACGGGCTTTGCCCGCTTGCCGCTCGCCCCGGCCGCGCCTACGTCGCCTGCCATGCCCGACACTCCCAGTGCGGTCGATCGCATCGATGCCGCGATCGCCCGAATCGAATCCGCCATCGACTCCCGCGCCCGGGCCGGGGACGCGCTCGCCCGCCGCCACGCCGCGCTGAAGGCGCGGATGGCCGAGGCGGTGGCGGCGCTGGACGACGTCATCGCGCGCGGCACGGCCTCCTGATGGCCAATGTCACGCTGACCATCGGCACCCGGCCGTTCACCGTCGCCTGCCGCGACGGCGAGGAGGCGCGGCTGCAACAGCTCGGGCGGATGCTCCACGAACGCTGGCCGACGGCGTTGCGCGCGGCGGCGAACATTCCCGGCGAGCGGGCGATGCTGTTCGTCGCGCTGATGCTGGCCGACAATCTCGACGAGATCCAGCAGCGCCCGCCCGAGGGCGCGGCGGTGAGCGAGCCGGCGCTGGCACGGATTGCCGACCGGCTGGAGGCGCTCGCCAACGCGCTGGAGCGCGATCCGGGGTGATTGGGGGCGCTACCCCCTCCTCTTCGTCATCCCGACGAAAGTCGGGACCCATGGATGCGATGGCGGCAGGGGTCGCGCTCAACCGTCAGCGACATCGTGACCATGGGTCCCGGCGTGCGCCGGGATGACGAAAGGGGGGCGGGATAGATGGCCGCACCCATTGCCACCACCCCCGCGACGCACTAGATCATGAGGCGGCGGGTTCTGCCCGGTACGAGCCTTACTTTATCCCTGAGGCTATTCATCATCCAAGGGGGCTGTCCCTGCTAGGACCCTGGTCCGAAGTATATGGTCCCCACCTGACGTTACCAGGCGTCGGCGGATACTTTGGCACACGGCCACGGCGGTCCCGCCACCCGCCCCTTCCCTCCCGCGCGCAGCGAACCGGAGCGATGACCGACAAGCTCGCCCTTCGCGCCCGATTGCGCGCCGTCCGCGATGGCTTCGCGCGCGATCGTGCCATCCTCGTCGCGGACGCATTCCGTGCGCGGCTGCGCGAGGGTCTCGTCGTCGCCGGCTATATGCCCCTCGGCAGCGAGGCGGACCCAGCCCCGCTCATCGCCGCCGCCCGTGCCGCCGGATGCCGCATCACGCTGCCCCATGTCACCGGCCGCAGCGCACCGATGCGCTTCCTCGCATGGGACGCGGCGACACCGCTCGTCGCGGGGCTCTATAGCCTGCTCCAGCCCCAGGCCGACGCCCCCGAATTGCGCCCCGACATCGTCCTGACGCCGCTGGTCGGCTTCGACCGCGCCGGCCATCGGCTCGGACAGGGGGCGGGCTATTACGACCGCGTCTTCACGCAGCTCCCCGACGCCTGGCGCATCGGCATCGCCTGGTCGGTGCAGCAGGTCGACGCCTGCCCAGCCGACCCGTGGGACGTGCCGCTGCACGCCATCGCTACCGAATCGGATTGGATCGTCCCATGACCCCCAGTTGGCGCAAACCCGCAGGCGTCCTGCTCATCCTGATGCTGATCGGCCTGTGGTGCGCGATCGTGGTCAGCGCGTCGGGGATCATCGGCGGCTGGCCGTGGTGGCTGCAACTGCCCTTCTATCTCGTCACCGGGATCGTGTGGATCATGCCGATGAAGCCGCTGCTGCTCTGGATGGAAACCGGACGCTGGCGATAGGGATCGGGGGGGGCATCATCCGTGAACCGGATGGCGCGAGTGACGGGGCTCGAACCCGCGACCTCCGGCGTGACAGGCCGGCGCTCTAACCAACTGAGCTACACCCGCGTGATACGCGGTCGGAGCAGATCGTCCGCCCGACCGGCGACGCGACATACTCCCGCATGTTCCGAAGACTTTCCCGTTCCCGAGGAGGGAATGGCGCGAGTGACGGGGCTCGAACCCGCGACCTCCGGCGTGACAGGCCGGCGCTCTAACCAACTGAGCTACACCCGCTGAAAGCGTTGAGGCGCGCCAACTAGGCGAGGTGCGGGGGGGTGTCAACGGCCTATTCGCGCGCCGGATCGTTCCCGCCCTCATCGCGCTTCCGGCGAGCGCGTTCCTGCTGCACCAAGGTGCCGTGTTCGAACAGGAAGCCGGCGATATCGGGCTTGCCCGCCGCGCCGAGCACGGTCTGGATGATGATGAGCAGCGGCACCGCGAGCAGCGCCCCCGCCGTCCCCCACACCCAGCCCCAGAAGCTGATCGAGACGAGGATCATCAGCGGGCTGATCGTCAGACGGTGGCCGACGATCAGCGGCGTGATCGCATTCGCCTCGAGGAAGTGGCAGCCGATCATCACCGCCGGCGGCAGCATCGCCACCCAGATGTCGGTGAAGGTCATCATCCCGCCGATCGCCAGCAGGAAGGCGGCGATGATCGGCCCGAAATAGGGGATGTAGTTGAGCAGCGCGACGATGCCGCCCCACATCAGCGGCGACGGCATGCCGATGAAATACAGCGCGCCGGCGACGACGCCGCCCAGCGTCAGGTTGATGAGCGTGATCGTGCCGAGATAGGCCGAGACGTCGTCGACGACGTCCTGGATCACCCGCGCGGTCGCCATCGCGCCGTCGAAGCTGGTACGGCCGGTGATCGTCTTCTTGCGCATGCCGGTCCAGCCGGAGAGGAAGAAGAAGACGATCAGGATGCCGAAGAAGAACTGGACGATCACCGTCGGCGCCGAGGTGGCGGCGAGTTCGAGGATCGAGCTGGGCGGCGCGACCGCGGCGGTCTGCGGCTGGCGCACCGGCGTGGAGGCGATCTGCCGGAACATCTTGTTCACCGACTTTTCGAGCGTCGAATAGAGGTCGAGCAGCGGCGACAGATTGTGCTGGATGCGGCTGATCCGGCTGGGGAGCAATTGGAAGAAGTCGGTCGCGGGGACGACGATCGCCGCGATCACGACGTTGACGATGATGAGGAAGACGAGGACGCAGAACAGCGCGGCGATCGCCGACGGGATGCGGCGCCGCTCCAGCCATTCGAGCACCGGCACCAAGGCGATCGCGATGACCAGTGCGATGGTCAGCGGCATGAAGAATTCCGCCCCCGATTTCAGCGCGAACGGAATGCCGAGCGTCAGGCCGATGCCGGCGATCAGCGTCAGCGCGGCGAGCAGACGGTCGCGGCGCTGCGCGATGCGGCCGATCTCGCTGCGCGTGCCGGGCAGCAGCGGCGCGCCGAGCGCGACCTGCTCCTCGGGCGTGATGACGGAAGCGGGGGATATCGAAGCGGGATCGTCGGCCATAGCCCTTCACCCTAGCGCATTTTCGGCCGCCGCCACCGTGGTTCTTGCGATTGGTCAGCCGGCATCGGCGAACAGCGCTTTCAGCTCCTTCTTCAGGATCTTGCCATTGGCGTTGCGCGGCAGCGGCGTGGCCATGAAACGGATCGCGACCGGGACCTTGAACCCGGCCAGCCGGGCGCGGACGAAGGCCTGCAACTCGGCCTCGTCCGCGGTGCAGCCGGGGCAGAGATGGACCACCGCCGCCGGCTCCTCGCCGAGCGTCCGGTGCGGAATGCCGACCAAGGCCGCGTCGGTGACCGCGGGGTGGGCGTAGAGGACGTTCTCGACCTCGATCGAATAGATGTTCTCGCCGCCGCGGATGACGATGTCCTTGGCGCGGTCGGCGATGAACAGGAACCCTTCGGCATCGATTCGCGCCAGATCGCCGGTACGCACCCAGCCGTCGACGAAGGTCGCCGCGGTCGCCTCCGGCTTGTTCCAATAGCCTTTGGCGATCATCGGCCCGCGCGCCCACAATTCGCCGATCGTATCGGGCGGCAGCACGGTGACGCCATCCTCGCCGCGCACCTCGATGTCCGCCGCCGCGACCGCCGCGCCGGCGCTGTCGGGACGGTTGAGATAATCCTCGCCGCCATGCTGCGTCACCGTCGCGGTCGTCTCGGTCATTCCCCAGCCGTTGCCGGGCAGCGCGCCGAATTCCTCGTAGATGCGCCGGACCAGCTCGGGCGCGGAGGGCGCGCCGCCATAAGCGATCGAATCGAGCGACGAGAGGTCGTAGCGGTCGCGATCGGGGTGTTCGAGCAGCTGCCAGGCGATGGTCGGCACGCCGCCCGTCAGGTTGACCCGCTCGCGCGCGATGATCTCCAGCGCACGCGTCGCATCCCATTTGCGCATGAAGACCAACGTCGATCCGGTCGCCACCGACCCCATCATCCCCGCCGAACAGGCGGTGA
Encoded proteins:
- a CDS encoding class I adenylate-forming enzyme family protein; amino-acid sequence: MSIAQAHALLTAPGAKFEMETIVLQGVATRVWKNAPPTLRDLVSASRAHGDRLFVVFEDERVTYDAHHRAVAALAADLVARGVGKGDRVALAMRNLPEWPVAFFAAVSIGAIVVPLNAWWTGAELDYGLRDSGATALIADAERHDRLAPFYAGLPDLAHVLVARAAADVTGATRLESVIGTPGDWPSLPDAALPAAALAPEDDATIFYTSGTTGAPKGALGTHRNLTSNILSSGFTAARAYLRRGEAPPDPTPRVALTVIPLFHVTACSAGMMGSVATGSTLVFMRKWDATRALEIIARERVNLTGGVPTIAWQLLEHPDRDRYDLSSLDSIAYGGAPSAPELVRRIYEEFGALPGNGWGMTETTATVTQHGGEDYLNRPDSAGAAVAAADIEVRGEDGVTVLPPDTIGELWARGPMIAKGYWNKPEATAATFVDGWVRTGDLARIDAEGFLFIADRAKDIVIRGGENIYSIEVENVLYAHPAVTDAALVGIPHRTLGEEPAAVVHLCPGCTADEAELQAFVRARLAGFKVPVAIRFMATPLPRNANGKILKKELKALFADAG
- a CDS encoding 5-formyltetrahydrofolate cyclo-ligase codes for the protein MTDKLALRARLRAVRDGFARDRAILVADAFRARLREGLVVAGYMPLGSEADPAPLIAAARAAGCRITLPHVTGRSAPMRFLAWDAATPLVAGLYSLLQPQADAPELRPDIVLTPLVGFDRAGHRLGQGAGYYDRVFTQLPDAWRIGIAWSVQQVDACPADPWDVPLHAIATESDWIVP
- a CDS encoding AI-2E family transporter; the protein is MADDPASISPASVITPEEQVALGAPLLPGTRSEIGRIAQRRDRLLAALTLIAGIGLTLGIPFALKSGAEFFMPLTIALVIAIALVPVLEWLERRRIPSAIAALFCVLVFLIIVNVVIAAIVVPATDFFQLLPSRISRIQHNLSPLLDLYSTLEKSVNKMFRQIASTPVRQPQTAAVAPPSSILELAATSAPTVIVQFFFGILIVFFFLSGWTGMRKKTITGRTSFDGAMATARVIQDVVDDVSAYLGTITLINLTLGGVVAGALYFIGMPSPLMWGGIVALLNYIPYFGPIIAAFLLAIGGMMTFTDIWVAMLPPAVMIGCHFLEANAITPLIVGHRLTISPLMILVSISFWGWVWGTAGALLAVPLLIIIQTVLGAAGKPDIAGFLFEHGTLVQQERARRKRDEGGNDPARE
- a CDS encoding DUF2842 domain-containing protein; the protein is MTPSWRKPAGVLLILMLIGLWCAIVVSASGIIGGWPWWLQLPFYLVTGIVWIMPMKPLLLWMETGRWR
- a CDS encoding cell division protein ZapA produces the protein MANVTLTIGTRPFTVACRDGEEARLQQLGRMLHERWPTALRAAANIPGERAMLFVALMLADNLDEIQQRPPEGAAVSEPALARIADRLEALANALERDPG
- the gap gene encoding type I glyceraldehyde-3-phosphate dehydrogenase, which gives rise to MTVKVAINGFGRIGRLVARAIIERNAGDLELVAINDLADAKSNAWLFSRDSVHGKYPGTVVAEGNDLVIDGKRIRVTAERDPANLPHKELGVELVLECTGFFTDNVACQKHIDAGAKKVLISAPGKGVDLTVVYGVNHDKLTAEHTIVSNASCTTNCLAPVAKVLNDAIGIERGLMTTVHAYTNDQKILDQIHPDLRRARAAAMSMIPTTTGAARAVGEVLPELKGKLDGSAIRVPVPDVSLIDLTFTPKRDTTKDEVNAILKAASEDGPLKGVLVYSDEPLVSIDLMHSPQSSTVDSLETAVLDGKLVRVVSWYDNEWGFSNRMVDTATVMASFL
- a CDS encoding MOSC domain-containing protein produces the protein MAMPGGVLVGIARHARPKGPMELLETVEVTVDGGLDGDCRGRVKPNGRGRRQVTLMERGDWQAAMAELGQAVPWQERRANLLLDGIDIPQVPGMRIRIGTVELEITVECDPCFRMEAVAPGLEAALTPDWRGGACTRVKAGGRIALGDAVTVIQPGIT